The DNA region AAAGCTATACCTCTCAAAAGCTTCCCTCCAACTTTGCCTGCTCATACTCCTCTCTTATCTTTTGAAGCTCGGCCTCATCAACATATGGGATTATCGCTCCACAGCTGAGACAGAGCCAGGGATAAGCCTTAACCGTGCCAGTGAATGCCGCTTTTAAACCATGCTTCCAGGGAGCTTTCCAGAAATACACCGCATACCCTTCTTGCGGGCTCTTCCCTTTTATCATAGTTCCTCCGCAGAAAGGACACTTTTTCGCCTCCATAACACCACCAAAATTATAAACACGTTGGACGTTTTATCCTTTATGCTGCTGATGTTTGAGAGCTTAAAGAGGGTCGGCGAAATTTACATAAACCCAAGAAATTTCAAAATTATGCCTCTGTCTCTGAGAACCTGGAAAGATTTGCTCTCTCTGGATGAAAAGACGTATGGAATTTACGCAAGAACTATTTACAACCCAAAGGAGAGATTTTTAGTTAAAAACAAAGAAGACAGAGAAAAAGCTCTTAAACTGGATGAGCTTTATAGAGAGCTCCTCCAGAACCCTCTTCGCTTTTGCCATGAGGAGTATTACAAATATCAGCTTGAAGTTAAGGCTTTTGAGGGTCTCCCCTTTGCAAATGGCTGGGTTGGGTCAAAAGTCGTTCTCGTCGGCGAGGCACCGGGAAGGAAGGGATGTGGGTTAATGGGCATCTGCTTTTACAGGGATGCCTCCGGAATGCTGCTTAGAAGGGCTCTATTCTCTCTCGGAATAAACCCCGATTTTTTATACATCACCAACGTTGTTAAGTGCAATCCGCCGGGGAACAAGCTTAAGGGTTTCGATGAAAGGGAGCTTTCACTCCTTAAGAAGGAGCTTGAAATTCTGAAGCCCAAAGCCCTTTTCGCCATCGGCAGAACGGCGGAGAAAGCCTTGAAAAAGCTCGGCTTTGACTCAATGTATCTCAAACACCCAGCATGGTATGTGCGGCGTGGAGTGAGGGAGCCAAGTGGGGAGATGCTGGAGGAGTACAGCAAGATAATGGAGGTCATTGGATAATGAGTGCCATCACTACTTTCTTTCTCGCTATTCTCTGGGATTTAATCTTGGGAGAACCTCCCGCCCTAGTTCATCCCACGGTATGGTTTGGAAAATTGATTGGCTTTTTTGATAAGCATTACAAAAGGAGAAGCCCGACTTTAGATTTCATTGGGGGAGCTTTTGCTTCCCTGTTTGTGATCGCATTTGCCTTTGCACTCTCAAAGCTCCCAGAATTTTTACCAAAATGGTTTAGCTTTGTTCTGGGAGTTTACCTCCTCAAAAGCTCCTTCGCAATTAAGAGCCTAGCGGAGCACGTAGGGAATACAATCCGCGAGGATATTGAGGAGCAGAGAAAATATGTCAGCTGGATTGTGAGTAGAGACGTAAAAAGGGTCGATAGGGCTCACTTAAATTCAGCGGCAATTGAAAGCTTGGCAGAAAACATAACGGACAGCATAGTTGCTCCTCTTTTTTATTACTTACTCTTTGGCCTAAGCGGTGCCCTTGTCTATAGGGCAATAAACACTCTTGATGCAATGATTGGCTACAAAAATGAGCGCTATTTTTACTTCGGCAAGTTTGCAGCCAGGCTGGACGACCTGCTCAACTTCATTCCGGCTAGGATAACGGTTTTCCTCTTCCTTCCATTTAATCCAAAAAGAGTGCTGGAATACTACAAAAGGGCAAAGTTTAAGCTCAATTCCGATAAACCGATAGCCGCTATGAGTGCCGTCCTCGGCGTTTGGCTCGAGAAGGAGGGACTTTATAGGTTTGATGGAGTAGAACCAACGCTTGATGACATAAAAAGGGCTCTTAGGGTTTATTGGATCCTCATTGGTGAGTGGATTTTGGCATGCATGATAATACTCGCTTTGGAGGTGCTCCTATGCTAAAACCGGTGAAATTCAAAGCCCACCACGGGGGCTCTCGTGAGGAAGGCCTCTTGGATTTCTCGGCTTCACTGAATCCCTATACTCCTCCATGGCTTGATGAGATGTTTAAAAGGGCTAAGGAACTCTCAAGCCGCTACCTCTATTGGGAAAAGCTTGAGGAAGAGCTTTCAAACCTGATTGGCGAAAGCATAACGATAACGGCTGGAATCACTGAGGCGTTGTATTTGCTTGGCATCCTCGCCATGAGGGAAAAGCGCAGGGTGATAATTCCAAGGCACACTTATGAGGAGTACGAGCGAATCTCTAGAATTTTTAATGCCGAAGTTATCAAATGTCCAAATGAGCCGAAGAAACTTGCTGAGCTCGTGGAGAAGGGGAGTATAGTTTTTTTTCTGCAACCCAAACAATCCTGACGGCCGTTATTATTCCCCAAGAGAGCTTAAACCGCTTATCGATGCCGTTGAGGATAAAGAAGCTCTCCTCCTTCTTGATGAAGCATTCATAGACTTCGTCAAAAATGCCAAAAGCCCGGAAGGAGGGAACATCCTAAAGCTGAGAACATTCACGAAGAGCTATGGCCTCCCGGGAATCAGGGTTGGCTACGTCATCGGCTTTGAGGAAGCTTTTAAGAGCGTTAGAATGCCTTGGAGCATTGGGTCTCTCGGCTACGCCTTCCTCGAATTCATCATAAAAGACGAGTCCCGCTTTTTGAAAGAGACTATGCCTTTGATTTGGAAGGAAAAGGAGCGGATGGAGAAAGCTTTGGACGTCAAGAGCGACGCCAACTACTTCATCAAGAACGTTGGGGATGCTAAAACCTTCGCCGAAAGTCTGAAGAAAAAGGGAATCCTAGTGAGGGACTGCTCATCATTTGGGCTCCCAGAATATGTGCGCTTCAGCGTAAGAAAGAAGGAAGAAAACGAAAAGCTGATTGAAGCTTTTGAGCACTTTCTCTAAAGCATCTTTCCGACGCTCTCAAAAGCTTCCAGTGAAATTCTCTCCCTCGCTATTTTTTCCGCGGTCCTCTTCCTTATGTTTTCCTCGACCTCCTCAGGCTTTCCAAAGAATATTGCTTCGGCTGGGCACATTTCGCTGCACGCTGGTGCTAGGCCAAGCTCCCTCCTATTGGCACACATATTACACTTTGTAACCGCTTTTACTTTCACATCGAAGCTTGGGACTCCAAAGGGGCACACCGCCAAGCACATATAACAGCCAATGCACTTGTCCGGGTCTATTATTACAGCTCCATCGTGGTCTTTATATATCGCTCCTGAAGGACAAACATCCATACATGGGGCTTTCTCACAGTGGCGGCAGTTTATTGGAATTGGAAGGCCGCTCATGGTATAGTAAATCTTTATGTTGGGCTTCCCGTGGTGAAGGAACTCACAAATCCCTTGGCATGTCTCACATCCTATGCACAAGCTGTAGTCAACGTGAAGGACCCTCTTCATTCCAATCACCTCCCCTCAAGCCAAAGGTGTATGCTTTCAGCCGCTAAGAGACCATCTAAAACTGCCCTACCAACTTTTGATGGTCCCATAACAACATCTCCAGCCGCAAAGACCCCCTCTCTGCTCGTCATATGCCTTGCATCAACTAGTATGTTCCCCCACTTGTCCACAGCTATTCCCGCTTGCTCGCTAAATGGGGGTGTGGGCTTTTGTCCAACGGCGAATATAACGTAGTCTACATCTATTTGGAAGTTTGAGCCCTCTATGGGTATGGGCCTTCTCCTTCCGCTCTCGTCTGGCTCACTTAGCTTACACTTTTGCAGTTCAATAGCCCTAACCTTGCCGTTCTCACCAATAATGCGAACTGGCATAGTCAGCTCGAGCCACTTAACCCCCCTCCTTTGGAGGAGGTTAATCTCATAGGGACCAGCTGGGGCCTCTCTTATCGTCCTCCTATAGCTCAAATAAACCTTCTCCGCACCGAGAAGCACACTTTCCATGGCGGCATCAACAGCTGTGTGGCCTGCTCCGATGACCATTACTCTCTTTCCTTCCACAGGCGTTACATTGTCCCAGCTCAAGTGGCCGAGCTTTGCGCTTTTTATCCTGAAGAGATAGCCCAAAGCGGGATAAACTCCCTCTAACTCGGCTCCTTCTATTTTTGGAATTGTTGACTTCCAAGTGCCTGTTGAAATTAGAACGGCATCATAGCTTTCAACGAGCTCATTGAAATTCACGACGTTTTCAACAAAGTCGTCTCCTTCCTCTTTTTCGTTTCCAAAGGCAACTTTCGTGTTTGGGTAAAATTTAACTTCGAAGACGTTTTCAAGCTCCCTGTATCCGTTTCTAACACGATAGATGGGAATCCTAAATTCAGGGATTCCAAAGAGCATTAAGCCACCTGGCTCTGGAAGCTTGTCATAAACGTGAACCTCATGACCGTGACACACTAAATAGCCAGCCGCACTGAGTCCAGCTGGACCACCACCAATTATGGCGACTTTTTTCCCAGTAGGTTTTGGTTTTTCCCTACATAGAAATGCAAATCTCATTCCACTCATAGCCATCACCCCAAATAACCCTCATATTTTGTCGCTACATCAAAAATCTTCTTTCTTTTACACTCATCACATAAATAAGCTATCTGTGAGTCCTCTCCCATACTTTCGAGCTTTTTCGATAAATATTCAGCTTCTTTAAGCACATGCTTAAGCTTCTTCCCACATCTTGCGCAGTGTGCATACTCAAAGAGTAATGTGGCATCATCGGGCTTTCCATCTATTGCATGGGTAGGACAGGCATCGTTGCACTCGTATTCGCATTCGCCGCACTTCGCGGGCTCAAAGACTATCTTTCTAACCTCCTCTTCAAAAATTGAAATGGCGTTGAAGGGGCACGCCTTTGCGCAGATGCCGCAGCCAATGCAGAGGCTTTCTTTTAGCATGCCCCTCACCCGAAGAGTGCTATTTTTTCTATGGCCTTTCTCTGAGCTTCAACTATACGCTCTGCTTTGCGCTTTCTCTTTTCTTCCATGATCTCATTTATTTCACCAAATACGAGTGCATCTGTTGGACAAACGCTTGCACACAGCGGGAGATTCCCCTCCTTTCTTCTGTCAGCACAGAGATTGCACTTGACGGCAAGCTCCTTGATCGGGTCAACTATTGGAATGGCGTAAGGACAAACGGCTGAGCACATGTAGCAGCCAATACACTTCTCTTCGTTGATTATTACCGCGCCATCTCCGTCTCTTTTTATGGCCTTTGTTGGGCACACCTCTATACATGGGGCTTTCTCACAGTGGCGGCAGTTCAGCGGAACGGCCATATCTTCAAACTCATAAACACTTATGAAGGAAATTCCATGTTCTTTTTCACAGGCTACCTCACACGCCTTACAGGCTATGCACCTTCCCAAGTTTATGAAGAGCTTCATCTCACATCACCTTCTCCACTCTACATGCACTCACCTTAAGTTCGGGTATCTTAGCTTCGGGATCAAGAACGTCGTTTGTCAGAACGTTGGCTCCCCAGTGCCACGGTACTCCAATTACACCTTCGCCAATGCGCTTCGTAATCTTAGCTTTGCACTCATAAGAACCGCGCCTCGTCACAATCCTAATCTTATCCCCGCTCTCAATTCCAAGCTTTTGGGCATCTTTTGGATTAATTTCCGCGTAAGCTTCGCCCCATCTTTTGGTGAGTGCTTTACTCCTTCCACTCATTGTGACCGTGTGGTACTGTCCCACAACTCTAAAAGTCGTCAGCATGAAAGGATATTCCTCATCGGGGAGCTCTGCCGGTGGCTTGAATTCCACAGGAATTATGTTTGCCTTTCCATCTGGTGTGGCAAAGCTCTCCACATGCAAGCGCTTTGTTCCGGGGTGGTCTTCGCTTGGGCATGGCCATTGAATTCCCTCAACATCGCGCTTGAGCCTCTCGGGGGTAATTCCCCTGTACTGGGGTGCCACTAATGCTATTTCTCTTGTAACGTCCTCGACACTCTCGTAGTCAAACTTTAGGCCAAGAGCTTTGCCGAGCATTGTTAGTATTTCCCAATCGGGTTTAGCTTCCTCTGGTGGCTCGATAGCTTTGAAGTTCCACTGGACTCTTCTTTCGCTCGCTGTAAAGGAGCCCTCTTTCTCGGCATAAGCGGCTGCAGGTAGAATATAGTGGGCGTATTTAGCAGTCTCCGTTAGAAAGATATCCTGCACGACGAGAAGCTCGAGCTCTTTCAAAGCTTCAATCACGTGCTTTGTGTTGGGGTCGCTCACTACAGGGTTTTCACCCATTATATAGAGTGCCTTAATCTCACCTTCATGAGCTTTGTTTATTATTTCAGGAATTGTTAAACCTGGCTCGCTTGGGAGCTCTTCGACGCCCCAAATCTCTGCCACGCGCTTTCTCTTCTCATCGTCGGTGACCTTTTGGTAGCCGGGCAAGACATTTGGCAAAGCGCCCATATCACAAGCTCCCTGCACGTTGTTTTGGCCGCGCATTGGGAATAAGCCGGTTCCTTCTTTGCCCACATAGCCACATATTAGTCCCAAGTCAGCTAAAGCTTTAACATTGCCAGTTCCCGTTATGTGCTGTGTAAGCCCCATGGCCCACATTATTATTCCTCTTCCTGCGGTTGCAAACGTCACGGCGGCTTCTCTAATTAAGTGTGCGGGAATTCCAGTGATTTTCTCGGCATACTCTGGTGTATATTCCTCAACAACCTTAATGAGCTTCTCAAAGCCTTTAGTTCTCGAGAACACGAACTTCTTGTCGTAGAGGCGCTCCTTTATTATGACGTGCATCATGGCGTTCGCTAAAGCTATATCGGTTCCAAGCCTTAGTGGGAGATGCATATCAGCGAACCATGCTGTTTTCGTCTTCCTCGGGTCAACTACAATTATTTTAGCACCGTTGTCTTTTGCTCTCAAAATGTAGCGCATCAAAACAGGATGGGTCTCTGCTGGATTGTAGCCCCAAATAAGGAGAACTTTTGCCTTTGGTATGTCATCATAGGAACCGCTTTGAGCTGCTGCCCCAACAGTTTGAGCTAAGCCTGCTACGGTTGAAGCGTGACAAAGCCGTGCACAGTGGTCAACGTTGTTTGTGCCGAGGATACGTGCTATCTTTTGGAGGAGGTAGTTCTCTTCATTTGAACATCTTGCACTAGAGAAGAAGCCTAAAGCATCTGGGCCGTATTTATCTCTGATTTCTAAAATCTTCTCAGCAATCTCTTTTATGGCCTGTTCCCAGCTTATTTCCTCGAAGCCGTTTTCGGTGCGCTTTAGCGGCTTTGTAAGTCTATCGTTATGTCTGAGGAAGTCTAAAGCGGTTAGGCCTTTAGGGCACAGCTTCCCCTCATTAACGCCACCCTCGTAAATCTCTACCTCTACGGGCTCTCCGTTGAGGGTCTTTATGTAAAACCTACACCCCATCCCACAGTAGGGGCACAGACCAATTGTGAGCTTTTCCATCTTCACCACCCATTTGCATTTTTATGTTAAAATTTAAAAAGTTTTGGAAAAATTTAAACAAGTTTATGTTAAACCACTCTCTTCCTCACTGTATATGTCACGCCAATTCCGTAAATGCTTATAGCTAGGGGTACTGCCCAGAGAGCTACTTTTCCAAAGCCATTTAGCACGTAAGCTATTCCTGCAGGTATAAAGACCATGAGCACGGCGAAAATTGCTAGGAGTGTCAGGAAGTCAGTGATCTCTTTGAATGCATTCTCACCATCAGCTAAGTACCAGTGGTAAAATCCAACAAAGAGAAAGCCCCCAACGGCGTTTCCAATGGTGACGGGTATTATGTTCTTGAAAAAGTCGAGCCATGTAATGGCGTAGTTGCTTGCAAATATAGCACTCGTAATAGCCCACATATTTGCTATGCTGTGCTCAAATCCAATAGCAACGAATGCAAATATTGGGAACCATGTGACGAGGACTTTTCCGGCAGTGTCCTTTGCTCTAACATAGAGCCATATGGCAACGTTAACAAGCCAGTTACAGCCTACAGCAAGCCAAAACGCCTTCCAAGGAGTTATGTTAACTTTGTATGCTCCTATGCCCACAAGAACATCCTTGAAGAGTCCACTTGCGAATAAGCCTGTGCCGTAGATTGCTAAGAACGCCAAAAATACGCTACCTATAAAGTTGCCTGCATAGCTACCGACCCAATTGTAAAGGACGTCCTTAATCTCAACCTTCTTTGTTAGCTTGGATATAGACACAATTTGGGCATTGCCTGTCCAGAGGTCGGCTCCACCGACTAGAACGGCTATAAGTCCCACAGGGAATACTGCACCTAAGAGGAGCTTGAATAGCGATGTATTTGGAAATGTCCCAAACTTTGAGTGGAAGCTTGCACTGGCCACTATCGCCAGCATGAATCCGAAAGCAATGTAGGCACCGGCCATGAAGCCTGCAAAGAGGAGCTTTGAGGGTGTGGCTTTGGTTTTAGTGTATCCTATATTGGAACAAGCATCTACGCCTTCATGCACATTATATAGGACACATGTACAATTATCTTCCATGATGACCACCTCAATTGAAAATGTATTATTGTATTCATTCTTCTCTTAAACATCTCCGTTTAAAAGCCTTTTTTAAACGCCCTTTGTTCAACCTAAGGTGCATAATTGCTTGTTTAGCAAAATAGAGAACATTAACGTTGAATTTGAATCTTTGAAGTAATTTTATATGCATTAATGATACATTTATGCATATATTAACTTCCAGTGATAAATTTAGCGTTATCTGATTTTAAATTCGTAGCACCAAATCTTTCGCAATTAACGCATTCTTAACCTTAGGTTGATAAACTAAGGATTTAGAAAGGCTTTTTTAACTTTCAATTGAGCTAGTCTCAGGGATGGATAGAATTGAGCATATGAACGAGGATATACATCTACTGGGGTGATAAAAGTGAGATATGTTAAGCTTCCAAAAGAAAATATTTACGAATTCCTTGGTCGTTTGAAGGAATACGGGACACTTTACGCTCCCGTCAAAATTTCAGAAAAGTTTTATGACTTCAGGGAAGTCGATGACGTCAAAAAGGTTGAGTTCCATTACAACAGGACTATAATGCCGCCAAAGAAGTTCTTCTTCCTTCCAAGGGAGAAGCTCTTTGAGTTCAGTATTTCAAAAGCAGAGTACAAAGAAACGATTGAAAACGTTGAGCCATTTGTACTCTTTGGACTTCACGCATGTGATATCTTTGGGCTGAAGATACTTGATACTGTCTATTTAGACGAATTCCCAGACAAGTACTACAAAGTAAGAAGGGAAAAGGGCATCATCATCGGAATTAGCTGTATGCCTGATGAATACTGTTTCTGTAACCTCAGAGAGACAGATTTTGCGGACGATGGGTTCGATCTCTTTTTACATGAGCTCCCAGATGGATGGCTCGTTAGAGTTGGCACCCCAATAGGCCACAGAATTGTGGATAAAAACATAAAGCTCTTTGAAGAAGTCACCACTCAGGACGTCTGCAACTTTAGAGACCTTGAGAAGAAGAGAGCTGAGGCATTTAAGTATCATGAAGACTGGGGCAACCTTCGCTATCTGCTCGAGCTCGAAATGGAGCACCCAATATGGAATGAGCAGAGCGAGCTTTGTTTAGCCTGTGGTAACTGTAACACTACATGCCCAACTTGTAGATGTTACGAGGTTCAAGACATTCCAAGCCTTGATGGCGATACAGGATATAGGGAGAGAAGATGGGATTCCTGTCAATTAAGAAGCCACGGCTTAGTTGCTGGAAACCACAACTTCAGGCCCACAAAGAAGGATCGCTTCATGAACCGCTACCTATGTAAGAACTCTTACAACGAGAAGCTCGGTATGAGCTTCTGTGTAGGATGTGGAAGGTGTACATACTTCTGCCCTGCTGGTATAAGCTTTGTTGAGAACTTGAGGAGAATAATGGGGATTGAAGATAAGAGCTGTCCCTCAGAGATTAGTGAGGAAATTCCAAAGAGGGGATTTGCTTACGCAAGTGATGTGAGAGGTGAGGACATATGAACGACAACCCTTACGCATTAGAAAAAGCCAAAGTTTTGAAAGTTTACACTTTAACAGAAACAGAAAAACTCTTCCTCTTTAGATTTGAAAACCCAGAGATAGCTGAGAGCTGGACATTTAAGCCCGGTCAATTCGTCCAATTAACAATCCCCGGTGTTGGAGAAGTACCAATTAGTATATGTTCTTCTCCAATGAGGAAGGGATTCTTTGAGCTCTGTATTAGAAGAATTGGAAGAGTAACTAATGTAGTTCATAAACTAAAGCCAGGAGACACCGTCCTTGTTAGGGGGCCATATGGAAACGGTTTCCCAGTTGAGGAGTGGGAAGGCAAGGACTTACTCCTAATAGCAGCTGGTCTTGGAACAGCTCCCCTAAGAAGCGTATTCTTATACGCAGTGGACAACAGATGGAAGTTTGGAAACATCACATTCATCAACACCGCCCGTTATGGAAAGGACTTGCTCTTCTACAAGGAGCTTGAGGCTATGAAGGACTTAGCTGAGGCTGAGAACATAAAGATAATACAAAGCGTTACACGTGATAAGGAGTGGCCCGGAAGGAAGGGAAGACCTCAAAACTTCATAGTTGAGGCAAACACAAATCCAAAGAACACTATAGTGACAGTTTGTGGTCCACCAAGAATGTATAAGGCTGTATTTGAGTATCTCATCAACTATGGATACAGACCAGAGAACATCTTCGTTACACTAGAGAGAAAGATGAAGTGCGGTATTGGAAAGTGCGGGCACTGTAACGTTGGAACAAGCACCTCATGGAAATACATATGTAAGGACGGACCTGTGTTTACATACTTCGACATAGTATCAACACCAGGGTTGTTGGACTGAGGTGGTAGAAATGGAGAACGGAAAAGTTAGAGTTGGATTTTACGCTCTCACATCATGCTATGGCTGTCAACTACAATTTGCCATGATGGATGAAATAATTCAGCTCCT from Palaeococcus pacificus DY20341 includes:
- a CDS encoding PF20097 family protein translates to MEAKKCPFCGGTMIKGKSPQEGYAVYFWKAPWKHGLKAAFTGTVKAYPWLCLSCGAIIPYVDEAELQKIREEYEQAKLEGSF
- a CDS encoding uracil-DNA glycosylase family protein — translated: MLLMFESLKRVGEIYINPRNFKIMPLSLRTWKDLLSLDEKTYGIYARTIYNPKERFLVKNKEDREKALKLDELYRELLQNPLRFCHEEYYKYQLEVKAFEGLPFANGWVGSKVVLVGEAPGRKGCGLMGICFYRDASGMLLRRALFSLGINPDFLYITNVVKCNPPGNKLKGFDERELSLLKKELEILKPKALFAIGRTAEKALKKLGFDSMYLKHPAWYVRRGVREPSGEMLEEYSKIMEVIG
- the cbiB gene encoding adenosylcobinamide-phosphate synthase CbiB: MSAITTFFLAILWDLILGEPPALVHPTVWFGKLIGFFDKHYKRRSPTLDFIGGAFASLFVIAFAFALSKLPEFLPKWFSFVLGVYLLKSSFAIKSLAEHVGNTIREDIEEQRKYVSWIVSRDVKRVDRAHLNSAAIESLAENITDSIVAPLFYYLLFGLSGALVYRAINTLDAMIGYKNERYFYFGKFAARLDDLLNFIPARITVFLFLPFNPKRVLEYYKRAKFKLNSDKPIAAMSAVLGVWLEKEGLYRFDGVEPTLDDIKRALRVYWILIGEWILACMIILALEVLLC
- a CDS encoding 4Fe-4S dicluster domain-containing protein, translated to MKRVLHVDYSLCIGCETCQGICEFLHHGKPNIKIYYTMSGLPIPINCRHCEKAPCMDVCPSGAIYKDHDGAVIIDPDKCIGCYMCLAVCPFGVPSFDVKVKAVTKCNMCANRRELGLAPACSEMCPAEAIFFGKPEEVEENIRKRTAEKIARERISLEAFESVGKML
- a CDS encoding FAD-dependent oxidoreductase, with amino-acid sequence MSGMRFAFLCREKPKPTGKKVAIIGGGPAGLSAAGYLVCHGHEVHVYDKLPEPGGLMLFGIPEFRIPIYRVRNGYRELENVFEVKFYPNTKVAFGNEKEEGDDFVENVVNFNELVESYDAVLISTGTWKSTIPKIEGAELEGVYPALGYLFRIKSAKLGHLSWDNVTPVEGKRVMVIGAGHTAVDAAMESVLLGAEKVYLSYRRTIREAPAGPYEINLLQRRGVKWLELTMPVRIIGENGKVRAIELQKCKLSEPDESGRRRPIPIEGSNFQIDVDYVIFAVGQKPTPPFSEQAGIAVDKWGNILVDARHMTSREGVFAAGDVVMGPSKVGRAVLDGLLAAESIHLWLEGR
- a CDS encoding 4Fe-4S dicluster domain-containing protein: MLKESLCIGCGICAKACPFNAISIFEEEVRKIVFEPAKCGECEYECNDACPTHAIDGKPDDATLLFEYAHCARCGKKLKHVLKEAEYLSKKLESMGEDSQIAYLCDECKRKKIFDVATKYEGYLG
- a CDS encoding 4Fe-4S dicluster domain-containing protein; protein product: MKLFINLGRCIACKACEVACEKEHGISFISVYEFEDMAVPLNCRHCEKAPCIEVCPTKAIKRDGDGAVIINEEKCIGCYMCSAVCPYAIPIVDPIKELAVKCNLCADRRKEGNLPLCASVCPTDALVFGEINEIMEEKRKRKAERIVEAQRKAIEKIALFG
- the fdhF gene encoding formate dehydrogenase subunit alpha, whose product is MEKLTIGLCPYCGMGCRFYIKTLNGEPVEVEIYEGGVNEGKLCPKGLTALDFLRHNDRLTKPLKRTENGFEEISWEQAIKEIAEKILEIRDKYGPDALGFFSSARCSNEENYLLQKIARILGTNNVDHCARLCHASTVAGLAQTVGAAAQSGSYDDIPKAKVLLIWGYNPAETHPVLMRYILRAKDNGAKIIVVDPRKTKTAWFADMHLPLRLGTDIALANAMMHVIIKERLYDKKFVFSRTKGFEKLIKVVEEYTPEYAEKITGIPAHLIREAAVTFATAGRGIIMWAMGLTQHITGTGNVKALADLGLICGYVGKEGTGLFPMRGQNNVQGACDMGALPNVLPGYQKVTDDEKRKRVAEIWGVEELPSEPGLTIPEIINKAHEGEIKALYIMGENPVVSDPNTKHVIEALKELELLVVQDIFLTETAKYAHYILPAAAYAEKEGSFTASERRVQWNFKAIEPPEEAKPDWEILTMLGKALGLKFDYESVEDVTREIALVAPQYRGITPERLKRDVEGIQWPCPSEDHPGTKRLHVESFATPDGKANIIPVEFKPPAELPDEEYPFMLTTFRVVGQYHTVTMSGRSKALTKRWGEAYAEINPKDAQKLGIESGDKIRIVTRRGSYECKAKITKRIGEGVIGVPWHWGANVLTNDVLDPEAKIPELKVSACRVEKVM
- a CDS encoding formate/nitrite transporter family protein, coding for MEDNCTCVLYNVHEGVDACSNIGYTKTKATPSKLLFAGFMAGAYIAFGFMLAIVASASFHSKFGTFPNTSLFKLLLGAVFPVGLIAVLVGGADLWTGNAQIVSISKLTKKVEIKDVLYNWVGSYAGNFIGSVFLAFLAIYGTGLFASGLFKDVLVGIGAYKVNITPWKAFWLAVGCNWLVNVAIWLYVRAKDTAGKVLVTWFPIFAFVAIGFEHSIANMWAITSAIFASNYAITWLDFFKNIIPVTIGNAVGGFLFVGFYHWYLADGENAFKEITDFLTLLAIFAVLMVFIPAGIAYVLNGFGKVALWAVPLAISIYGIGVTYTVRKRVV
- the hydB gene encoding NADPH-dependent hydrogenase/sulfhydrogenase 1 subunit beta, whose translation is MRYVKLPKENIYEFLGRLKEYGTLYAPVKISEKFYDFREVDDVKKVEFHYNRTIMPPKKFFFLPREKLFEFSISKAEYKETIENVEPFVLFGLHACDIFGLKILDTVYLDEFPDKYYKVRREKGIIIGISCMPDEYCFCNLRETDFADDGFDLFLHELPDGWLVRVGTPIGHRIVDKNIKLFEEVTTQDVCNFRDLEKKRAEAFKYHEDWGNLRYLLELEMEHPIWNEQSELCLACGNCNTTCPTCRCYEVQDIPSLDGDTGYRERRWDSCQLRSHGLVAGNHNFRPTKKDRFMNRYLCKNSYNEKLGMSFCVGCGRCTYFCPAGISFVENLRRIMGIEDKSCPSEISEEIPKRGFAYASDVRGEDI
- a CDS encoding hydrogenase subunit gamma, with product MNDNPYALEKAKVLKVYTLTETEKLFLFRFENPEIAESWTFKPGQFVQLTIPGVGEVPISICSSPMRKGFFELCIRRIGRVTNVVHKLKPGDTVLVRGPYGNGFPVEEWEGKDLLLIAAGLGTAPLRSVFLYAVDNRWKFGNITFINTARYGKDLLFYKELEAMKDLAEAENIKIIQSVTRDKEWPGRKGRPQNFIVEANTNPKNTIVTVCGPPRMYKAVFEYLINYGYRPENIFVTLERKMKCGIGKCGHCNVGTSTSWKYICKDGPVFTYFDIVSTPGLLD